aagtaattttcttttcttttttcctttacccCATGTTTCGTGCTGTCTTAGAAACCTAAACGGACTCCCTGATAGATCAGAGGGCCACCTAAACTCAGAGCGCACGGGGGAAAGCGTGGCCGAAAAGACAGAAGCAGGAGGAGTGAATCAATTCCATTCAACAGTACTGCTGGTACTACTCAACATGCTTCATTTAGACATGTCCGTTGTGTGAAATGGAAATTAATGTAGTTTGTAACGTTTTTATCTGATGAATGCCCTTAATATTTGTTAAAATAACTGAATAACCTGTTTCTGTTTCCAGAGATTTTCATTGCTAGCATATTGACAAATCCTACTACATCTTTTCTGCAGTAATATTTTCTGTGCTCAAACCAACACCAGAAGAATAATTGTTGTTTGGCAGGAAATTATCTTATACACCAACGCAATGTTTGAAAACATTAACATCTATTAGACCCATCATAAAGTATTTCAAGAAGACACTTGAATAGGCAACAGAAAGCACAGCTGTAGGTGTCACCAGACGTTCTCACTGAGGGCTCTGTCAAGAAAAACTCTCATTAAATCGCAGCAGTAAAATGCGGGTCAGTTGCACCTCCACGACATTTACTTACAGCTTACCATTCACATTCAAAGTCTGAGTCATCCTGGATTTTGTAGTTCACAGTGTTCATAAAAAGTGCTGATAATCAATGGAAAATGGGATAGATGTTTCATCACAGGTTCTAACGAATGTTAATTGCTAACCAGAAACACACGACAATTACCTTTTGACTTGTAATTGCTCTCATGTGATGGTCGCTTATGAGATCCAATCAATCCATCAAAGTCCTTTTAATGGGAGCTTTGCCTCAAGCTATGATCTGTATCTTATGTAAATCATCACAGTAACATTCAAAGGCATGAAcattagaatattttaaaaataatgtatttcaaCCATATTTTTGCTGGTGTTTATCACCTTCATGGCCACTGATACTTCTAGTTTTGTTGAGCTTTCTGTTTAGTTCTAACACTGCAGGTCAAATGACAactggcaaaaataaaaatttgttgTTAGTTAGGACGCTGCCTCCCcaaaatcaatcaatcacaatACTCCAAGTCTctaaattttaaatatcaaccaaaggaaaaataacaggaagatcttagagagaaaaatcacactAACAAGACCAAAAcccataaaaaataattttctaacaTAATAGAATgttatacatttttttcagtacagTCACATGCCAGCACAGGAAACTTTAGTCATTCTATCATCTACTTTTGTTTACAATAAAACAGTGTCTAAACCAGCCACCAGAGTCACTTTCATTGTATGTCTGTACATGgttttctgcatgaaaaaagTAGGAAAGAAGCCTTAGAAGCTAGACCACAGTCTGAAAGGTTGCTTTCCTTAGAGGtaaataaaatactgtattaGCTCTCTGTCTGTTTTGAAATTAGGGGTTTTCTCCAAAAATTGTGCAATCGATTATTCCAATATAGTCAGATAATTACATGATCGATAATCgcaggatttaaaaaacaacaacaacaacaaaaaccacctcCCACAAACTGATGAGTTTTCTTAGcactaaaatacaaattttaaaacagccATCAGTGTCAAAAACTTCATTGTTTCAAGACATTTGTTCATCTATTAAAATAagaacaataataataaacaactAGAAACATCACTATAACAAAGGAATCATATCTTGCTAAGCCTTCTGGTTAGATGTTACCTGTAACACTAAAATAACAACAATTCACTTGAGAAACTGTCCTAGTACTTACTCATTTTTCCAGGCCAAAGTGTATTTTCTCCAGGATTAATAGGAATAGGAAAcaggctaaaaataaaataaaataaaaacaaaaatttttaaaagtccatTATTTGGAAAGGTCCACTTCAGACAAATCGTCCTGAAGACTGAATCATTTCCTAGTAATTTTTACCACAAGCCTATGGAAACTAAGAGGGGGGTGGGGCGGCTGTGGTGGTGGGTTCGGATTGGTTTTttactaaaaagaaaacccGTAACTTTCAATTTGCACCTTAATTGCTTTTAAGAACTGCAAATTGCTGTGGGTAGAATCAGAAGCTCATGAAGACAATGCAACCACTGTCTCTGTTAGCTTAATCAGAAgagcttttctttaaaacataagTGTCAGGTCAGTCAAGTCATTGCTTTACCTCTAAGCGTATGTTGTCAACTACTAGAAGTGTCatgtttataaaaacaaaacaaaccaccaaaaccacacCCCTCCAGACTGTTCAGTTAGATATTCAAgaggtattttttccttctttttactacaagaaaagggaaagactttATAAAAGCAGACGAATGTATGTATGAAGAATATTCAAAATCAGAGTGTAAAAAATTCTTATGTGTGTCATGCTTCAGCATAGTTAACAAAATTACATTGCATTTTATGGGAGAAAATAATGATCCTGCCTGAGAAATATAGAAAATCTAAGAAGAGAGAGAGCTGCGAGTGCAGCATTATCTTACTTATGCCATCTCACTATAAATACATCCCCCTTCATAAAAGGTGACATGAATTTCTTTGAAGTTTAAGAATTAGCACGTTGTCTCAAACATGTTCCGCTCCGTGTGGAAGCTGCTTCATTATCTCTGACTGTATAAACTCAAGCAGCGGCGACTGTTTACCGAAACAACCTGTAAATGTGTTAGCCCGTGTTTGCAGAGGATAAGGACTGTGCCATCCCAGGCCCACTTCAGACCGTAAAAGTGGTCCTTTTCTCACCCTTATCTGAATCATCCCTGAACAGACTGCCTCTGAACAGAGTTTACACTCCTCTTCTTTGATCTACTTCATAAGAACATCAGAACTGTTTACTTTGAAATGCACACGTTTCTTTCTTGGGATGCAGGGAAAGGAGGTGGCGTTTCAATACATGAACAGATAAATTCAAGAGAGACAGTAATTTTTACAGTGTTTCCTATCCTGTCCAGTATCCTGACACATAACTGCTCATTGCTTCGTTTTATTCTTAAATAAATTCATAAGCATGAACTCAAGCTATTCAAAATATCCCACcctgttttctgaaaatgacCTACCAAATTGCCATGCAAATGCCACTGTCCTCTGGTTTCAACCACTCTCTCCCTGAAGACTTCTCAAAATCTCTGATACTACATAAACTGAAGATAACGAGTGTACCTAAGACTTCAGAGGAAGATGAGAGTCCTGACAGCAGCACTCTGCCTCTTGGACAGcaccaaaaaatatttaaccCTGCACTTCCCACGTAACTCCAAGCTCAACCAACCTCTCTCCACCCGGATTTAGTAAAGAGCACAGAGTTTCTCTCAGGCAAATTGATAAGATACTGTCTCAGTGTTTCTTGAGGATTTCTATCTGAGCAGGACTACTTACTTGTTCCTACCTCACGTCCCCTACTTCCTTTGCTGATAGAAAGGCAAAGAGGGGCTCAAAAATGGGGTATAAGAGTCATAAAAGGGGCTTCTCCGTGTCCTTCCATGTTATCAGTCCCTTCTGAATCCTCGTCCTTCATAGCAGGAGATAAAGATTGGGGGGCCGAGGGCAGCGAGGGCAGCGTGAAGAAGCCCAGGCCGATTCCCAGCACCTACGTGGTGAGACGGCTCCGCGCTGAACTTGGCGCCAGGTCAGgcagccttgagttctgcaaaCTGCTGCGCTCGGAGATTAGGCGGATGTAACAATCACCTGAAAGGGGAGATTAAAGCGCTTCTCAATGAGGTCCTTTGTCCCCGGCATCATTTGATGCTTTGGGCCTTTTCAAACCGCGCCGGGGAATGCGCTTTAAATGTTTGTCCCGGCGGCCGGGGCGGCTCCAGTGAGGAccggcagggctggggacatggAGAAGGGCCCCTTCTCGGTGGAGTGGCTGGCCCAGAGCAGCCGCGGCGGAGCCCGGGAGATGCCCGGTGAGTCCCGGCCGTGCCCTGTGTGTCCCCCGGCAcagcggcgggcgcggcgctcCCGGTCACCgcgggccgggcgctgccgccgctctgTCACCGcccgcggggcccggggccCGCCGAGGGAAGGGTCCCCCGGAGGGTCCCCCCTTCAGACGCCCCCATCTGTCCCCGCAGGCTCGCCCCGGGACCGGGAGGCCGCGGAGCTCGGCAGCCCCGGGCACGAAGCGCTGTCGGCGGGGGCCGCGCCCGGGCGGTCCCGCACCAAGTTCTCGGCCgcgcagctgcaggagctggagcgcAGCTTCCGCGAGCAGCGCTACATCGGCGCCGGCGAGAAACGGCGCTTGGCCGCCGTGCTGAACCTCTCCCAGAGCCAGGTGAGCGCGGCCTCGCCCTccgcggggctggggggcacCTCACGGTCACCGGGGGACGGGGCAGACGGGGACAGTGACGGCGACAGCTCCTGCAGGTGCGGCCGCCCGtcagcccagccccgccggCAGCAAACGGGGCTTGAGCAAAGCGACAGCCCGGCCTGCTGTGCCCGCCGCAGCTCCGAGCGCTCAGCGACAAGGTGCACTTGGAAAATGGTGAATGCGAGGTCAAAAGCTGAAATTTCGCTGCGGGTAAAAGTACTTTTGCACTCTCCAGAACCTCCGTTTTCAGGCTAATTCTTTCTTATCGTTATGTATTTATTTGACGGGAGCATTGCAGGATTTATGAACAGGACTACCCCTACCCAGCCCTTTTAGCCTCACTGCACAAGTCCCGTGTCACAACCCTGGTCCATATTTGAGTATTGGCTTGCCATGCACCATGAGCGTTCAAGGTTTAATTCCTCATCGTGCCGAGACAATTAATCTGCAATTACTGGTCTACAATATAGACCAACGTTATTAGCGCTACACCTTTACTGTTCATGATTCTGTTACTTTGACAATAAGTCTGCCTTCAGGCTGTATTGCTATATGGAAAAGGGATAAGGGGCTTGGTTCTTGACTCTTTTCTCTTATTGTCAGATAAAAACATGGTTTCAGAATCGTCGTATGAAGTTCAAACGACAGACTCAAGACGCCAGGATCGAAGCTCTTTTCTCGGGCTTGTTTTTGCCCTGTCATTGTCACTCAGATGCGGCTACATCCAGCTATCCTCCTGGGGTGGATGTCAATGTCTCTGCTACCTCTGCTGGCTCCCTTCACCCAGCTACGCCAAACCCTGCCTTGTTGTTAccttctgttccagctcagtcTCTTCAGCCAGTTTTGCCAAGTCCAGCTTTCCTATTGCCTCCCGGGCCGGGATTATCTTGTTACTCTTCTGTGCTTCCAGCAGTGACTCTAACCACAGAACATAAAAGACTGATATTCCAACCAGACCTTCCTTcctgttaaaaatgtccacGATCGTCTGTAATCCCAAAAAAGTGCCAAATATATATAAGAGTAactatttattttgttatattaaataaatttaagattctttgaattattttctttaatgtaaaAAAGTTTGATtagaggagaaaataatttacccATATTAGAGAAGTTATATTGATTGGAAGTGGAGGACATGAAATCTTTCTATATTCCTACAGTCTTTACAATGCTGGTGGAAATTTCTATGTAAATTTTCCTATCTaaaagttttcagaaaataacCTACAATCAGGTAGGGACctccactaaaaaaaaagtggagtaCTGTTTACACTGAAACTTCTGTAGTAACTATGTCATTTAATAGGCAATGGTGTTTAAAACTTTGTCCATTCTACCTGAGTGGGGGTTTTGAGGAAACAATTGTGAGCTACAGCCAAGTGTATTTAAATTGTTACCAAAGGTAAAAACGCTATGGACAAAACTGAACAAGTTGCtcagtattctctttcatatgtATATTCTATACCATTCTACAAGTGGTCTCACATGTTTTTTGATGGACATGTTGCATTTATGCATTAAAAGAGAGATAAAGCCCTAAGGAATTAACTGGCGAGCATGTATGTTGATACCAGTGTCAAGAATACTTTCAATTTAAGCCTGCTTATGAAAACGAACTGTTCACCAATGCGTGTCTCTTGCGAcactcagaaagaaaatatttcactttttaattcCAAAAGTTGCAGCTGTACCTTGATAGCCTCCCTAACTTTTAAACTGTAGAATTAGTTAAGGCTTGAACTTAGGAACACTGAGGGCTGTTCCTAAAAGTCACAAAGTTTATGGAAAGTGGCAAAGCCAGGCCTTTAGACAATGGGTAACAAGAGACCTTACATCAGTATAAAGCAGTAAACCTGCAGCAGGTGTGACTACATCTCCTTCCCCAACCCAGACCAATCTAACTTACTTGCTAGGTGATGGTTATACTACTCTGCAGTcgtaaagagaaaaaaaaaaaaaaacaaaaaaaccccacaaaattaaaaaaaaaaaaaccacaaaaacaaacaaacaaaaaaacccacatcgCCACCaagaaacccaaaccctcccttcctctgctcacaaggcaaaaaaaagggGCATGCTACAACTTTGTGCTAtcattccctttcccctcttctccctccacCCTCCCTGTCCATGTaccctcctccccagctcccctctcCATCCCGTTTGGTAGACaacagggaggaggggaaactGGGAGACACTCGAAGGAATTTCCCCCGCCACACCCCCTCTCTGTGTCCCACCAGGGCAGCGCTGATCCGTGACACAACCAGACAGCCGAAGGGAACAACCTGGGTATTTCTCGGTCACTTTGAACACACTACAGAAAATTCCCTTTACCCCTTtcaagtggtttttttttttccacaagtgAGAATCCCCTAGGCTATTACATCGAAACTCTTGATGACTCACTGAATTAGAGGGTGGAGGGTGGAAATTAGACTGCAATGAAAGGACCAAGTAATGCATTTAAAAGCCCTTACAAGTGAATTAATGAAACTTCATTAAAATCTAGACTAAGAAGTAAGTGTTACCTTAGTGCTTTTAGGGGTAAACACCAATCCCAGCAAGGGCTAAAAATCCCCTACATATTTCAAGATcactaaaacaaaactttaCATGTTTAAATTATCAAATTGCTAAAAAAGTGCAAATTGCAAAGTACACAATTATAATTGTTTTCTAGTGGTGAGACAAAGGCCAAATTTTCAGGTTACAACCCCGTTCAGATGATATGACTTTGAAATAGACACAA
This portion of the Hirundo rustica isolate bHirRus1 chromosome 8, bHirRus1.pri.v3, whole genome shotgun sequence genome encodes:
- the LOC120755959 gene encoding homeobox protein vex1-like, with the protein product MFVPAAGAAPVRTGRAGDMEKGPFSVEWLAQSSRGGAREMPGSPRDREAAELGSPGHEALSAGAAPGRSRTKFSAAQLQELERSFREQRYIGAGEKRRLAAVLNLSQSQIKTWFQNRRMKFKRQTQDARIEALFSGLFLPCHCHSDAATSSYPPGVDVNVSATSAGSLHPATPNPALLLPSVPAQSLQPVLPSPAFLLPPGPGLSCYSSVLPAVTLTTEHKRLIFQPDLPSC